A window of Staphylococcus sp. 17KM0847 contains these coding sequences:
- a CDS encoding class I SAM-dependent RNA methyltransferase: MYQLLAVCPMGLEAIVAKEVQDLGYETRVENGRIYFSGDASAIVKANLWLRTADRVKLIVGQFKATTFDELFEKTKALPWGHFIPADGQFPVQGRSLKSSLHSVPDVQSITKKAIVEKLKSDHHISGWLDESGAKYPVEVNVLKDHVLLTIDTSGSGLNKRGYRLAQGEAPIKETLAASLVKLANWTGDTPLIDPFCGSGTIAIEACLIAQNIAPGFNRSFVSESWDIIPDGLYDQKRAEADEQADYDKDIQIFASDIDPDMIEIARRNADEVGVGDIIQFEVKDVNTLTIDHKGPIGLIGNPPYGERIGDRDEVEEMYRYLGKLLHQHPELSMYIMTSHKTFEYLVNRKATKRRKLFNGYIETTYYQYWAQKHK; this comes from the coding sequence ATGTATCAATTATTAGCTGTATGCCCGATGGGACTCGAAGCAATTGTTGCAAAAGAAGTGCAAGATCTCGGTTATGAAACACGTGTCGAAAATGGACGTATATATTTTTCAGGAGATGCTAGTGCTATCGTTAAAGCGAATCTATGGCTGCGCACTGCCGATCGGGTCAAACTTATTGTCGGTCAGTTTAAAGCTACTACATTTGATGAATTATTTGAAAAAACAAAAGCATTGCCATGGGGGCATTTTATTCCTGCCGATGGTCAATTTCCTGTGCAAGGTCGCAGTTTGAAATCATCGCTCCACAGTGTCCCTGATGTTCAGTCTATTACTAAAAAAGCAATTGTAGAAAAGCTAAAATCAGACCATCATATATCAGGATGGCTAGATGAATCAGGTGCCAAATACCCAGTTGAAGTGAATGTATTGAAAGATCATGTACTATTGACGATTGATACGTCTGGCTCGGGTTTGAATAAGCGTGGTTATCGTCTCGCACAAGGCGAAGCACCCATTAAAGAAACATTGGCAGCAAGCTTGGTCAAACTTGCAAACTGGACAGGAGACACACCATTGATTGATCCATTTTGTGGTTCAGGTACCATTGCCATAGAAGCTTGCTTAATTGCTCAAAATATTGCACCCGGTTTTAATCGTTCATTTGTTTCTGAATCTTGGGATATTATCCCTGATGGCTTATATGATCAAAAACGTGCTGAAGCAGATGAACAAGCCGATTATGATAAAGATATCCAAATTTTTGCTTCTGATATTGACCCTGATATGATAGAAATTGCACGTCGTAACGCAGATGAAGTAGGGGTGGGCGATATTATTCAATTTGAAGTAAAAGATGTTAATACCCTCACAATTGATCATAAAGGTCCAATTGGATTGATTGGTAATCCACCGTATGGAGAACGTATTGGTGATCGTGATGAAGTAGAAGAAATGTATCGTTACTTAGGCAAACTCCTTCATCAACACCCAGAACTCTCTATGTATATCATGACGAGTCATAAAACGTTTGAATATCTTGTCAATCGTAAAGCAACAAAGCGTCGTAAACTTTTTAATGGCTATATCGAAACAACATACTATCAATATTGGGCACAAAAACATAAATAA
- the rarD gene encoding EamA family transporter RarD, which yields MSNISSFQRGIIYALAAYIMWGILPLYWALIKDIDAVEILMFRIIFSLIFMLLLIPLSQQGTQLREDWNKLYQTPRNLLIIIIAGYVVTLNWGTFIFAINAGYVLQTSLGYYINPLVSILLAMIFFKERFNKLEWCAIILAAVGVLYMTFKVGEFPFISLILAFSFGIYGLLKKLVPLNAISSITIETIATAPMAILYFIIVGQTHGLSAGMNLSTFWLLFSGVATALPLLAFSAGAIRIPLSLVGFIQYVGPTLIFINGIFVFKEPFNIDQFVTFCFIWAGIFVYVFSQILKIRRRPQPLKYQD from the coding sequence ATGTCCAATATATCATCTTTTCAACGTGGTATAATTTATGCACTCGCAGCCTATATAATGTGGGGGATACTTCCGCTTTATTGGGCACTGATTAAAGATATCGATGCAGTAGAGATCTTAATGTTTCGTATTATATTCTCTCTTATTTTTATGCTGTTGCTCATCCCACTGTCTCAACAGGGAACACAACTTAGAGAAGACTGGAATAAACTCTATCAAACACCTAGAAATCTCTTAATCATCATTATTGCAGGCTATGTTGTAACTTTGAACTGGGGAACATTCATCTTTGCAATTAATGCAGGCTACGTTCTTCAAACCAGCCTTGGTTACTATATTAACCCACTTGTGAGTATTTTATTGGCAATGATTTTTTTCAAAGAACGTTTCAACAAATTGGAATGGTGTGCTATTATACTGGCTGCTGTTGGTGTACTTTATATGACTTTTAAAGTAGGAGAGTTTCCATTCATATCATTGATTTTAGCATTTTCATTCGGAATTTATGGCTTACTCAAAAAACTTGTCCCTTTGAATGCAATCAGTAGTATTACAATTGAAACAATCGCAACAGCACCTATGGCTATTCTATATTTTATTATTGTTGGACAAACACATGGATTGAGTGCTGGTATGAACCTTTCAACATTTTGGTTACTGTTTTCAGGTGTTGCTACTGCACTACCATTGCTTGCCTTTTCAGCAGGAGCTATTAGAATTCCATTATCGCTTGTTGGTTTTATACAATACGTGGGACCCACCCTTATTTTTATCAATGGTATCTTTGTATTTAAAGAACCTTTTAATATCGATCAATTTGTAACATTTTGTTTTATATGGGCTGGTATTTTTGTTTACGTGTTTTCTCAAATCCTCAAAATTCGACGTCGCCCTCAACCATTAAAATATCAAGACTAA
- a CDS encoding dynamin family protein, giving the protein MKNIEQLDILYKLKKEVEKSDHHAFVHTINQIIKKVYLEHYTLTFVGHFSAGKSTIINNLIGQDILPSSPVPTTSNTALVTVAEESGITANIEGQRYTELTSYDEVKQMNKENYNVESIDVRFLSTDYRLGLTFQDTPGVDSNVASHSVSAERFLYTSNIVFYTVDYNHVQSALNFQFMKRLNQADIPVVFIINQIDKHNDDELSFDTFKSRVEKSLADWDITLVELFYITKFQHPENQLNALKNYIHTCDEQRESMEDYVSRMVQFIQSTQARYLSQQMAQCLERLNIEPEQFDKAFEQHLQQQSASNEAQLISDKQALRTHLHDKRKTIIDNAYIMSHDMRERIRYYLESMTKDFSVGGLFNKRKKTEQAQNERLSKLMEALQEQVNQEIIKPIQIDMAFLTRFITDSELNSRILNQSITLPSDLVTSLYQTQVQISNQYVLTFSEDLMKRIRQYILKDATTLDEAILSNVQVESDTLTVNEETDDYQHYQTLRTLKTSLETKNYQHYYIHLDDSLDQLIDRTVMTYTPGTSAPVTEQALSQHITHTKRSTPSRRVQIEQALDIIDELPLYDTAVNTIKQALARMSSQVIKIGVFGTFSAGKSSLINALLGDHYLVSSPNPTTAATTEISYGTNNAVTFKTNDELLDELNHVVEIVGYKFNTISEFLTADKQALKHQIDKDRLAFIEAIEKNYTYYQQLTETSYILSISQEDIKKWSAEDEYATFVKTVHIQLEHPWLKDKIIVDSLGLYSNNQRHTNETEKILASSDLILYVSYFNHSFTDNDRAFIQHMKEMNQLIENQAFKMVINATDLAETAEDLEAVHHYVTSALSEAGMSCEVFGVSSREALRQGDQGLSKLRTSIETFASIDAKYVLESQIVQQLQSITDALEVMVTDFQTNHEQIKQNHLHLQKLASPHVFNHRLIDAVKQQYMNELEDQLYYLNERLNIQLLDDVKSVFNGQMTVIDDFKVAKRNASKLYLDQIHQKLYLEQTLLVTRMKNYFETQLQHQLTPILTQLSQLHVILQADTHLLGDEVDTPYLHIQLEDFIHTLPKSLTKKRILQVQYQKQVHPEIKDITLSHLEHGCSELKAAMITLNETLATQAHTQLAELEVTAQHHIQNVLDFKLDASLIEKLNVCIPKLKNILEVEDTNHV; this is encoded by the coding sequence ATGAAAAATATCGAACAATTAGATATATTGTATAAACTTAAAAAAGAAGTCGAAAAGTCTGACCATCATGCTTTTGTGCATACGATTAATCAAATCATAAAAAAAGTGTATTTAGAACATTACACTTTAACATTTGTAGGGCATTTTTCTGCTGGTAAATCAACAATTATTAACAATTTAATCGGTCAAGACATTTTGCCAAGCTCTCCGGTACCTACAACGAGTAACACGGCTTTAGTTACGGTAGCAGAAGAGAGTGGTATTACTGCAAATATTGAAGGTCAGCGATATACAGAACTCACTTCTTATGACGAAGTAAAACAAATGAATAAAGAAAACTATAACGTTGAATCTATCGATGTTCGCTTTTTGTCCACTGACTATCGATTAGGTTTAACATTTCAAGATACACCGGGTGTAGACTCTAATGTGGCTTCACATAGTGTAAGTGCAGAGCGCTTTTTGTATACGAGCAATATTGTGTTTTACACAGTAGATTACAACCATGTTCAATCCGCACTTAATTTCCAATTTATGAAACGCCTCAACCAAGCTGATATTCCGGTTGTTTTCATCATTAATCAAATTGATAAACACAATGATGATGAACTTTCTTTTGACACTTTTAAGTCTCGAGTAGAAAAGTCATTAGCTGATTGGGATATCACACTGGTTGAGCTATTTTATATTACAAAGTTTCAACACCCAGAAAATCAACTCAACGCCTTGAAAAACTATATTCATACGTGTGACGAACAGCGTGAATCAATGGAGGATTATGTTTCCCGTATGGTACAGTTTATCCAATCAACTCAAGCGCGTTATTTATCTCAGCAGATGGCTCAATGTCTTGAGCGTCTTAACATCGAACCGGAACAATTCGACAAAGCATTCGAACAACATTTACAGCAACAATCAGCAAGCAATGAAGCACAATTGATTAGTGATAAACAAGCTTTGCGCACACACTTACATGACAAGCGTAAAACAATCATTGATAATGCCTACATTATGTCACATGATATGCGTGAACGTATTCGTTATTATTTAGAAAGTATGACTAAAGATTTTTCAGTAGGGGGCTTATTCAATAAGCGCAAAAAAACGGAACAAGCTCAAAATGAACGATTGTCTAAACTCATGGAGGCCCTGCAAGAACAAGTCAATCAGGAAATCATTAAGCCCATCCAAATAGATATGGCCTTTTTGACGCGCTTTATTACTGATTCAGAGTTAAACAGTCGTATTTTAAATCAGTCTATAACGCTACCTTCTGATCTTGTCACTTCTCTCTATCAAACACAAGTTCAAATTAGTAACCAATATGTGTTAACTTTTTCTGAAGATTTAATGAAACGTATACGTCAGTATATTCTTAAAGACGCAACTACTTTGGATGAGGCAATCTTATCGAATGTTCAAGTTGAAAGTGACACACTCACAGTAAATGAAGAAACAGACGACTATCAACATTATCAAACATTGCGCACCTTAAAAACGTCATTAGAAACTAAAAATTATCAACACTACTACATTCATTTGGATGATTCTTTAGATCAACTCATCGACCGCACTGTCATGACCTATACACCTGGCACTTCAGCACCTGTAACAGAGCAAGCTTTATCTCAACATATCACTCATACAAAACGTTCAACACCTTCACGTCGAGTACAAATTGAACAGGCACTTGATATCATTGATGAACTACCGCTCTACGATACAGCAGTAAATACAATCAAGCAGGCTTTAGCAAGAATGTCGTCACAAGTGATTAAAATTGGTGTTTTCGGAACATTTAGTGCAGGTAAAAGTAGTTTAATCAATGCATTACTCGGTGATCATTACTTAGTCAGCTCGCCCAATCCAACAACTGCTGCAACGACTGAAATTTCATACGGTACGAATAATGCGGTGACTTTTAAGACCAACGATGAATTACTCGATGAACTCAATCACGTTGTTGAAATTGTTGGCTACAAATTCAATACGATTTCAGAATTTTTAACAGCTGATAAACAAGCGCTGAAACATCAAATTGATAAAGATCGACTTGCGTTTATTGAAGCCATAGAAAAGAATTACACATATTATCAGCAACTTACCGAAACGAGTTATATCCTAAGCATCTCACAAGAAGATATCAAAAAGTGGAGCGCTGAAGATGAATATGCAACATTTGTTAAAACAGTACATATCCAATTAGAACATCCTTGGTTAAAAGATAAAATTATTGTTGACTCTCTAGGCTTATATTCTAACAATCAACGTCATACGAATGAAACTGAGAAAATATTAGCAAGTTCTGATTTAATTTTATACGTCAGCTATTTCAATCACTCATTTACAGATAATGATAGGGCCTTTATTCAACATATGAAGGAAATGAATCAACTTATTGAAAATCAAGCTTTTAAAATGGTCATTAATGCAACAGACCTTGCTGAAACAGCAGAAGATTTAGAGGCTGTACATCATTATGTTACTTCTGCATTATCGGAAGCAGGTATGTCTTGCGAGGTATTCGGTGTATCAAGTCGTGAAGCGTTACGTCAAGGAGATCAAGGCTTATCAAAGCTTCGTACATCTATTGAAACTTTTGCAAGTATTGATGCAAAATATGTATTAGAATCTCAAATTGTTCAACAACTTCAAAGTATTACAGATGCGTTAGAAGTGATGGTGACTGACTTTCAAACAAATCATGAGCAAATCAAGCAAAATCATTTGCATTTACAAAAATTAGCTTCACCTCACGTTTTTAATCATCGACTCATTGACGCCGTAAAACAACAATATATGAATGAATTGGAAGATCAACTCTATTATCTAAATGAGCGTTTGAACATTCAACTTTTGGATGATGTCAAATCGGTATTCAATGGACAAATGACAGTGATAGATGATTTTAAAGTGGCAAAACGTAATGCCTCTAAGCTGTACCTTGATCAAATACATCAAAAACTATACTTAGAGCAAACTTTACTCGTGACACGTATGAAAAATTACTTTGAAACACAATTACAACATCAACTCACACCTATTTTGACTCAACTTTCACAGTTACATGTGATTTTACAAGCTGATACACACCTTTTAGGAGATGAGGTTGACACGCCTTATTTGCATATTCAGTTAGAAGATTTTATTCATACATTACCCAAGTCATTGACGAAAAAGCGTATTTTGCAAGTGCAATACCAAAAACAAGTTCACCCAGAAATTAAAGATATTACACTATCACATTTAGAACATGGATGCTCAGAACTCAAAGCAGCTATGATTACATTGAATGAAACATTAGCCACACAAGCACATACACAACTAGCTGAGTTAGAAGTAACAGCGCAACATCATATTCAAAATGTGTTAGACTTTAAGTTAGATGCATCATTGATTGAAAAACTCAATGTATGTATACCAAAACTCAAAAATATTTTAGAAGTAGAGGATACGAATCATGTCTAA
- a CDS encoding 5'-3' exonuclease, whose product MSKRILLIDGMALLFRHFYATSVHNNLMKTSTGLPTNGTQGFVRHVLSAVADIQPSHIAICWDMGKSTFRNDLYDGYKQNRPEPPEALKPQFAHVQYISKACGFYNVSLPNYEADDVIGTLATRTASEPTNTVYVITGDRDLLQCTSHNINIWLIRKGFTEYIKYDLHTFHEKYGIHPKQLIDVKAFMGDSADGYPGVKGIGEKTAIKLIQQYGSVDNVIRHIDQLTPGQQKKINHDFDHLQNARTLAEIVCNAPIQENDLFHKMAYTLNRQHLLDVCQTNELHVTRKFLYTLF is encoded by the coding sequence ATGTCTAAACGCATTCTACTCATAGATGGAATGGCTTTACTTTTTCGGCATTTTTATGCAACAAGTGTACACAATAATTTGATGAAAACATCAACAGGGTTACCGACAAATGGGACACAAGGATTTGTTCGCCATGTTTTAAGTGCTGTTGCAGACATTCAACCTAGTCATATTGCAATATGTTGGGATATGGGAAAATCAACTTTTCGCAATGATTTATATGACGGATATAAACAAAATAGACCTGAACCTCCAGAAGCATTGAAGCCACAATTTGCACATGTCCAATACATTTCTAAAGCATGTGGTTTTTATAACGTGAGTTTACCGAACTATGAAGCAGATGATGTGATTGGAACACTCGCTACTCGGACAGCGTCTGAACCAACAAACACTGTCTATGTTATTACAGGAGATCGAGATTTGTTGCAATGTACTTCACATAATATTAATATCTGGCTCATTAGAAAAGGCTTTACAGAATATATTAAATATGACCTTCATACATTCCATGAAAAATATGGAATTCACCCTAAACAATTGATTGATGTCAAAGCTTTTATGGGAGATAGTGCGGATGGATATCCCGGCGTAAAAGGTATTGGAGAAAAAACAGCCATCAAGCTCATTCAACAATATGGCTCTGTAGATAATGTCATTCGTCATATTGATCAACTTACACCGGGTCAACAAAAGAAAATCAATCATGACTTTGATCATTTACAAAACGCACGTACATTAGCTGAAATTGTTTGCAATGCGCCTATACAAGAAAATGACTTATTCCATAAAATGGCATACACTTTAAACAGGCAACATTTGTTGGATGTGTGTCAAACAAATGAATTGCATGTAACTCGAAAGTTTTTATACACCTTATTTTAA
- a CDS encoding ribonuclease HI family protein, translating to MAKIYFDAATKGNPGMSACGVVIVDDVERYTYTAVLGEMDNHSAEWEALIYALRQAQQLCVTNALIFTDSKLIEDAVNREFVKNLRFKQFLEQYFTLSKDFSLCFVKWIPRSQNKEANILAQQTLYRINP from the coding sequence ATGGCAAAAATATATTTTGATGCGGCAACAAAAGGTAATCCCGGTATGAGTGCTTGTGGTGTGGTCATAGTAGATGATGTCGAACGATACACATATACAGCTGTTTTAGGAGAAATGGATAATCATAGTGCAGAGTGGGAAGCATTGATTTATGCACTGCGACAAGCACAACAGCTTTGCGTGACCAATGCACTTATATTTACGGATTCCAAACTCATAGAAGATGCAGTGAATCGAGAGTTTGTGAAAAATCTACGTTTCAAACAATTTTTAGAACAATATTTTACACTTTCAAAAGATTTCTCTCTTTGTTTTGTAAAGTGGATTCCCCGTTCACAAAATAAAGAGGCCAATATTTTAGCGCAACAAACATTATATCGCATCAATCCATAG
- a CDS encoding queuosine precursor transporter yields the protein MYNEILGLVAFVVTFLLMVIMFRFFGKQGLYVWVAMGTIIANIQVIKTVDLFTISATLGNVMFASIYLATDILNDIYGRSVAKKAVWLGFSSTLVMIILMQISLAFTPSEADIAQDALKTVFDVVPRIAIASIVAYIIGQHIDVFIFSAIKKIFKSDRTFVIRAYGSTALSSIIDTALFVLIAFYGGALPNSVVFEIFVTTYLLKLVSTIFNVPFGYWAKSMYRRGKIKADDTEH from the coding sequence ATGTATAATGAAATTTTGGGTTTAGTTGCTTTCGTAGTGACCTTTTTACTTATGGTCATCATGTTTCGTTTTTTTGGTAAACAAGGTTTATATGTATGGGTAGCGATGGGAACGATTATCGCTAACATCCAAGTTATTAAAACCGTAGATCTTTTTACTATTTCTGCAACGCTTGGAAATGTTATGTTTGCGTCGATTTATTTGGCAACAGATATATTAAATGATATTTATGGACGAAGCGTAGCCAAAAAGGCAGTTTGGCTCGGTTTCTCGTCGACACTTGTCATGATTATTTTAATGCAAATTTCATTAGCGTTTACACCGAGTGAGGCAGATATTGCACAGGATGCATTAAAAACAGTCTTTGATGTAGTGCCTCGTATTGCAATCGCATCTATTGTAGCTTATATTATCGGTCAACATATTGATGTTTTTATCTTTAGTGCAATCAAAAAAATTTTCAAGTCAGATCGTACATTTGTGATTCGTGCATATGGTAGTACAGCATTAAGTTCAATTATTGATACGGCGTTATTTGTTTTAATTGCTTTTTATGGTGGTGCATTACCGAATAGCGTAGTATTTGAAATATTTGTGACAACATACTTATTAAAGCTCGTATCTACAATCTTCAATGTACCGTTTGGTTATTGGGCAAAATCTATGTATAGACGTGGGAAAATCAAAGCAGATGATACGGAACATTAG
- a CDS encoding zinc-finger domain-containing protein encodes MLTEEQRIAVSTIDTLMADYCDQCLIKSHLRKIENKTSAHHFCIQSCSIGQHIQALGKQLQ; translated from the coding sequence ATGTTAACAGAAGAACAGCGGATAGCTGTCTCAACTATTGATACATTGATGGCAGACTATTGCGATCAATGTTTAATTAAATCACATCTACGTAAAATAGAAAATAAAACCTCTGCACATCATTTCTGTATCCAATCTTGCTCTATCGGTCAACATATCCAAGCACTAGGAAAACAGTTACAATAA
- a CDS encoding conserved virulence factor C family protein has protein sequence MEIIKIEPTPSPNTMKIILSEKRQDNQSSTYTEKHEDQPAFINALLALDGVKSIFHVLDFLAIDKTPKSDWEDVLPHITATLNGEDANIQHETEIDTHFGEVKAEVLKFKNIPYQIKLTTSQDEVRRQLKDTFIEAMTAAQAPSDNVVYLRKWESLGIRYGDLDVVMDEVEEEINAVYPPNVLNELIAAAQRTSEDIQQKVYQHVTLDEYKQAHDWKSRLRMLSSFPTPTKEDYPLLAYALQEEKVPLRREAIVLLSMIEDKATLPYLYKGLEDSNPAVRRTAGDALSDLGYVEALPQMEHALDDPQKIVRWRAAMFIFDEGGVAQLPALRQHKNDPAYEVRLQIEMAITRIEKGEAALGSVWKQIANRTR, from the coding sequence GTGGAAATTATTAAAATTGAACCGACACCGAGCCCCAATACAATGAAAATCATCTTATCTGAGAAGCGCCAAGACAATCAATCTAGTACTTATACCGAAAAACATGAGGACCAACCCGCATTTATTAATGCATTACTTGCACTTGATGGTGTTAAATCTATTTTTCATGTATTGGACTTTTTAGCTATTGATAAAACACCAAAGTCAGACTGGGAAGATGTTTTACCACATATTACAGCAACTTTGAATGGTGAAGACGCAAATATACAGCATGAAACTGAAATTGATACACATTTTGGTGAAGTTAAGGCTGAAGTACTAAAATTTAAAAATATTCCATACCAAATCAAATTAACAACATCTCAAGATGAAGTGCGTCGACAATTAAAAGACACTTTTATTGAAGCGATGACTGCTGCACAAGCACCTAGTGACAATGTTGTCTATTTACGTAAATGGGAATCATTAGGAATTCGCTATGGAGATTTAGATGTAGTTATGGATGAAGTAGAAGAAGAGATCAATGCCGTTTATCCTCCTAACGTTCTGAACGAGCTTATTGCAGCAGCACAAAGGACTTCTGAAGATATTCAACAGAAAGTATACCAACATGTTACATTAGATGAATACAAACAAGCACATGATTGGAAGTCAAGATTGCGTATGCTATCATCTTTTCCAACACCTACAAAAGAAGATTACCCGTTATTGGCATATGCACTACAAGAGGAAAAGGTACCACTGAGACGAGAAGCTATTGTATTATTAAGTATGATTGAAGATAAAGCGACATTACCTTATTTATATAAAGGACTAGAAGATTCCAATCCAGCAGTAAGACGTACTGCTGGTGATGCACTCAGTGATTTAGGTTATGTTGAAGCACTTCCTCAGATGGAGCATGCGTTAGATGATCCTCAAAAAATTGTACGTTGGCGTGCCGCAATGTTTATTTTTGACGAGGGTGGAGTAGCACAATTACCTGCCTTACGACAGCATAAAAATGATCCCGCCTACGAAGTACGTTTACAAATTGAGATGGCCATTACACGCATAGAAAAAGGAGAGGCTGCACTCGGTTCTGTCTGGAAGCAAATTGCAAATCGTACACGTTAA
- the brxA gene encoding bacilliredoxin BrxA: protein MNAYDAYMKELATQMRSELTQNGFESLETSEAVTNYMNQRNSDETTFVVINSTCGCAAGLARPAAVAVAEQNEYKPDYKVTVFAGQDKEATETMREYIQQVPSSPSFALFKGTSLVHFTPREHIEGRDINDLAMDLKEAFDTHCQ, encoded by the coding sequence ATGAATGCATATGATGCTTATATGAAAGAACTCGCAACACAAATGCGAAGCGAGTTAACACAAAATGGTTTTGAAAGTTTAGAAACATCAGAAGCTGTCACAAATTATATGAATCAACGCAATAGTGATGAAACAACTTTTGTTGTCATCAATTCAACTTGTGGATGTGCTGCTGGTTTAGCACGTCCCGCTGCCGTTGCTGTTGCTGAACAAAATGAATATAAACCCGACTATAAAGTGACCGTTTTTGCGGGTCAAGATAAAGAAGCTACTGAAACAATGCGTGAATACATTCAACAAGTACCATCCAGTCCATCTTTTGCATTATTTAAAGGGACATCACTTGTTCACTTCACACCTCGCGAGCATATCGAAGGTCGTGATATTAATGATTTAGCAATGGATCTTAAAGAGGCTTTCGATACACATTGCCAATAA
- a CDS encoding thymidylate synthase has product MINPFDTAYHNLCNEILEVGNRRDDRTATGTLSKFGHQLRFDLSKGFPLLTTKKVSFKLIATELIWFIRGDTNLRYLLQYNNNIWNEWAFEKYVQSEDYVGPDMTNFGHRVLTDPEFKVLYDEEMKKFKTAILHNDIFMQKHGNLGNVYGKQWRDWIGADGTHHDQLKTVIEQIKKYPYSRRHIISAWNPAEIDTMALPPCHTLFQFYVEGNKLSCQLYQRSADVFLGVPFNIASYSLLTHLIARECGLEVGEFVHTFGDAHIYSNHIDAVQTQLSRTSFDPPQLRIHTNKSLFELEYEDLEMLDYQSHPAIKAPIAV; this is encoded by the coding sequence ATCATCAATCCATTTGATACAGCATATCATAACTTATGCAATGAAATATTAGAGGTTGGCAATAGACGTGATGATCGTACTGCGACAGGAACACTTTCAAAGTTTGGCCATCAATTACGTTTTGATTTGTCAAAAGGTTTCCCATTATTGACCACTAAAAAAGTGTCTTTTAAATTAATCGCAACCGAATTAATATGGTTTATTCGTGGCGATACTAATTTACGCTACTTACTCCAATATAATAATAATATTTGGAATGAATGGGCATTTGAAAAATATGTTCAAAGTGAAGATTATGTAGGACCTGACATGACAAATTTCGGTCATCGTGTACTTACTGATCCTGAATTCAAAGTGTTGTATGACGAAGAAATGAAAAAATTCAAAACCGCAATCCTGCATAACGATATATTTATGCAAAAACATGGCAACTTAGGTAACGTCTACGGTAAACAATGGCGGGATTGGATTGGTGCTGATGGTACACACCACGACCAACTAAAAACAGTCATCGAACAAATTAAAAAATACCCTTATTCTAGACGACATATTATTAGCGCTTGGAATCCAGCAGAAATTGATACTATGGCTTTACCACCTTGCCATACACTATTCCAATTCTATGTAGAAGGCAATAAATTAAGCTGTCAACTTTATCAGCGTAGTGCGGATGTTTTTTTAGGTGTACCTTTTAATATTGCCAGTTACAGTTTGCTTACACATTTAATTGCAAGAGAGTGTGGTTTAGAAGTCGGTGAATTTGTGCATACTTTTGGTGATGCCCATATATATAGTAATCATATAGACGCCGTTCAAACACAGCTATCAAGAACAAGTTTCGATCCGCCTCAATTACGTATTCATACGAATAAGTCTTTATTTGAGTTGGAATATGAAGACTTAGAAATGCTTGACTATCAATCTCATCCGGCTATTAAAGCGCCTATTGCTGTCTAA
- a CDS encoding dihydrofolate reductase gives MTLSILVAHDKNRGIGFNNQLPWHLPNDLKHVKQLTTGHTLVMGRATYESIGRPLPNRKNVVLTRNTNFHPEGVEVIHNTNAIFDLEGDVFIFGGQTLFETFIDKVDDMYITVINDTFQADTFFPPYTFEDWRVISAVEGTVDNQNKYEHTFLHLGRK, from the coding sequence TTGACATTATCTATACTCGTTGCTCATGATAAAAATAGAGGTATTGGCTTCAATAACCAATTACCATGGCATCTGCCAAATGACTTAAAACACGTCAAACAATTAACAACTGGTCATACTTTAGTTATGGGACGTGCGACTTATGAATCCATCGGTCGACCGTTACCAAATAGAAAAAATGTCGTTTTAACACGCAATACAAACTTTCATCCTGAAGGTGTAGAAGTGATTCATAATACAAATGCTATTTTCGATCTCGAAGGTGACGTTTTTATCTTCGGTGGTCAAACATTATTTGAAACATTTATAGACAAAGTTGACGATATGTATATCACAGTGATCAATGATACATTTCAAGCCGATACATTTTTTCCACCGTATACATTTGAAGATTGGCGTGTCATTTCGGCCGTAGAAGGAACAGTGGATAACCAAAATAAATATGAACATACTTTTTTACATTTAGGTAGAAAGTAA